One window of Medicago truncatula cultivar Jemalong A17 chromosome 2, MtrunA17r5.0-ANR, whole genome shotgun sequence genomic DNA carries:
- the LOC25487967 gene encoding COBRA-like protein 2 — protein MFFFPFLNHCPCMLMFLLFTLFFTSTEAYDPLDPNGNITITWDVVSLTSDGYVAVVTINNFQQYRHITAPGWFVGWSWVEKEIIWAVVGGEATDQGDCSEFTETFPHCCKKDPTIIDLHPGTPYNKQFANCCKGGVLRTWAQDPPNAVAAFQVSVGRAGNNKTAIIAPQNFTLKTPGPGYTCNQPKIAELTEFTSPNERRVTEAILTWKVTCTYSQFLVQKPPNCCVSLSSFYSENIVPCPNCSCACQDNSFQSGSCIDSSNSSNLASIVNSPGEKGVEPLVECTRHMCPIKVHWHIKYNYYEYWRVKITVFNFNYRKNYSDWNVVVQHPNFDKLTQIFSYNYKSLAPYGSTNDTVMLWGVKFFNDVLMQAGPNGNVQSELLFRKNKSSFSFRSGWGFPEKIYFNGDECSMPPPDAYPRLPNGCSTQEVSLLALMMTSFILLLLCTYA, from the exons ATGTTTTTCTTCCCTTTCCTTAATCACTGTCCATGCATGCTTATGTTCCTCTTGTTTACTTTGTTTTTCACTTCAAcag AAGCTTATGATCCACTTGATCCAAACGGGAATATCACAATAACATGGGACGTTGTAAGCTTGACATCTGACGGTTATGTT GCGGTAGTTACAATAAACAACTTTCAACAATATCGTCATATAACAGCACCCGGATGGTTCGTAGGATGGAGTTGGGTAGAGAAAGAGATCATATGGGCTGTGGTGGGAGGGGAAGCAACTGATCAAGGAGATTGCTCAGAGTTTACGGAAACCTTCCCACATTGTTGTAAGAAGGATCCAACAATTATAGACTTGCACCCTGGAACGCCCTATAATAAACAATTTGCAAATTGCTGCAAAGGTGGTGTACTAAGAACATGGGCACAAGATCCGCCAAATGCAGTTGCAGCGTTTCAAGTCAGTGTCGGTAGAGCTGGCAATAACAAAACTGCCATCATAGCGCCGCAGAATTTCACTTTGAAAACACCAGGACCAGGTTATACATGCAACCAACCAAAAATTGCGGAACTTACTGAATTCACATCACCGAACGAAAGGAGAGTGACTGAAGCAATTT TGACATGGAAGGTGACATGCACATATTCACAATTTCTAGTTCAGAAACCTCCAAATTGCTGCGTTTCCCTCTCATCTTTCTATAGCGAGAATATTGTACCCTGCCCGAACTGTTCATGCGCCTGCCAAGACAACTCATTTCAATCAGGAAGTTGTATAGA TTCAAGTAATTCATCGAATTTGGCCTCGATTGTTAACAGCCCTGGAGAGAAAGGTGTTGAGCCTTTAGTTGAATGTACTAGGCATATGTGTCCGATTAAAGTTCACTGGCACATTAAGTATAACTACTATGAGTATTGGCGCGTGAAGATTACcgtttttaatttcaattacaGAAAGAATTACTCAGACTGGAACGTGGTTGTTCAACATCcaaattttgataaattgaCACAAATTTTCAGTTACAACTACAAATCATTAGCTCCATATGGATCAACAA ATGATACTGTAATGCTTTGGGGAGTTAAATTTTTCAATGATGTACTCATGCAAGCTGGTCCTAATGGTAACGTACAGTCGGAGCTACTTTTTCGAAAGAATAAATCAAGTTTTAGTTTCCGTAGCGGCTGGGGTTTTCCGGAGAAGATTTATTTCAACGGTGATGAATGTAGTATGCCACCACCCGACGCTTACCCACGGTTACCTAATGGCTGTTCCACACAAGAGGTTTCTCTCCTTGCTTTGATGATGACCTCGTTCATATTGTTGCTACTTTGCACATATGCTTAG
- the LOC25487969 gene encoding Golgi SNAP receptor complex member 1-1 produces MEVQSWDSLRNQARKLEAQLDEQMVLYRKLVSTKASTKGEATESDLESWIERLLNQLKQVNSQMQAWVSSGGSEMVSHTLTRHQEIYQDLTQEFYRLRSNLRAKQEHASLLDDFKELDRTRLDLEEGGGSEQQNLLKERASISRSTGQMDTVISQAQATLGALVFQRSTFGGINSKLSNVSSRLPTVNTILSAIKRKKSMDTIILALVGSVCVFLIFIYWLTK; encoded by the exons GCAAGAAAACTTGAAGCTCAGTTGGATGAGCAAATGGTTTTATATCGTAAATTGGTTTCTACGAAAGCCTCTACAAAAGGTGAGGCAACAGAGAGTGATCTGGAGTCTTGGATTGAACGTTTACTTAACCAACTCAAACAAGTAAACTCACAGATGCAAGCTTGGGTGTCCTCTGGTGGGTCTGAAATGGTTTCTCATACACTGACTAGACACCAAGAAATTTATCAAGATCTCACCCAG GAGTTTTATCGGCTCCGGTCTAATCTTAGAGCTAAGCAAGAACACGCTTCACTACTTGATGATTTTAAAGAGCTTGATCGAACAAGATTAGATTTGGAAGAGGGTGGAGGTTCTGAACAGCAAAACCTCCTTAAAGAGCGTGCATCTATCAGCCGCAGTACAGGACAG ATGGACACTGTTATTTCACAAGCACAAGCAACACTCGGTGCACTAGTCTTCCAGCGTTCGACTTTTGGTGGGATCAATTCAAAGCTCAGCAACGTGAGCAGTCGCCTCCCAACG GTAAATACTATTCTGTCAGCAATAAAGCGAAAAAAGTCGATGGATACCATTATACTTGCCCTTGTAGGGTCCGTATGcgtttttcttattttcatctACTGGCTAACCAAGTAA
- the LOC25487968 gene encoding zinc finger protein 1, with translation MDLLRLEPCLSNNLNISFSEKRQTENEEKKHLLLDLTLPSKDSCDDESKQELNLINCFDTEPSMSMNSSSESNHGNELEPRIFSCNYCQRKFYSSQALGGHQNAHKRERTMAKRGNKSAVSLDFEHRYSSMASLPLHGSYKRSPSSLGIQVHSSMIQKPSYQTPFFGLSRYCGPNQWQKLPIYSQPASRNLHVEAETDGSSSLTSAIPTRSGKFSPRKVQNGFGGYNVTSLKNKQEELQKLDLSLKL, from the coding sequence ATGGACCTTCTAAGATTAGAGCCATGTTTATCTAATAATTTGAACATCTCATTTTCTGAGAAGAGACAAAcagaaaatgaagagaaaaaacatCTTCTACTGGATTTAACTCTTCCTAGTAAAGATTCTTGTGATGATGAGTCAAAACAAGAACTCAATCTCATAAACTGTTTCGATACAGAACCGTCCATGTCGATGAATTCATCATCGGAATCAAATCATGGTAATGAATTAGAGCCAAGGATTTTCTCATGCAACTATTGCCAAAGAAAGTTTTATAGTTCACAGGCACTTGGTGGACACCAAAATGCACACAAAAGAGAAAGAACTATGGCAAAAAGAGGAAACAAATCTGCGGTTTCGCTAGATTTTGAACACAGGTACTCAAGTATGGCTTCTCTACCTTTGCATGGCTCTTATAAAAGATCACCATCATCACTTGGAATTCAGGTGCACTCTTCTATGATTCAAAAACCTTCTTATCAAACACCGTTTTTCGGTTTGTCACGTTACTGTGGTCCAAACCAGTGGCAGAAGCTGCCTATATATTCACAACCAGCATCAAGGAATCTTCATGTTGAGGCAGAAACTGATGGATCATCATCCTTGACTAGTGCCATACCTACAAGATCAGGGAAATTTTCTCCAAGAAAGGTGCAAAATGGATTTGGAGGTTATAATGTTACAAGTTTGAAGAATAAACAAGAGGAGTTGCAGAAGCTTGACTTGTCCCTCAAACTCTAA